Proteins encoded in a region of the Malaciobacter mytili LMG 24559 genome:
- a CDS encoding cobyrinate a,c-diamide synthase, which yields MNSILISAIASNQGKTLLTTALLYHYKNSVRPFKIGPDYIDPQFHKKICNIDSINLDTFIMNEQQVLWLFNHYSNKKFSILEGVMGFYDGMNMGCSAYNIGKLLNIPTILILDGSGSYITISAVLKGLKTYKEDNTIKAVVLNKLSSSMHFELIKTQIESDFNDIEVLGWIKKDLTTLKTTHLGLDLNSINKQVLEELSKEVLENINLKKLEELSSYKKKTVLEYPFNSFSKIDKKVAIINDENFSFLYYDNFKFLEELFLEVEIINPSKDEEISKDTHLVFIPGGYVETQINYNRIKDKNRFKNSLLTHIKNKKYVYAECAGLLYLSKSVDDKKMSEVLDVEFTLTNKRVRLGYYYSENGLKGHAFHYTKPKSLDNAIDILSKKPNIKGQEAAWRKQNVYGTYLHTMFRNNLTILKDYFGI from the coding sequence TTGAATTCTATTTTAATATCTGCAATAGCTTCCAATCAAGGGAAGACTTTATTAACTACTGCATTATTATATCACTACAAAAATAGTGTAAGACCTTTTAAAATTGGTCCAGATTATATTGACCCTCAATTTCATAAAAAAATCTGTAATATAGACTCTATAAATCTTGATACTTTTATAATGAATGAACAACAAGTCTTATGGCTATTTAATCACTATTCAAATAAAAAATTCTCTATACTTGAAGGTGTGATGGGCTTTTATGATGGTATGAATATGGGTTGCTCTGCTTATAATATTGGAAAACTATTAAATATTCCTACTATTTTAATCTTAGATGGTAGTGGCTCATATATAACAATTAGTGCCGTTTTAAAAGGTCTTAAAACTTATAAAGAAGATAACACTATAAAAGCTGTTGTCTTAAATAAACTCTCTTCTTCTATGCATTTTGAACTAATTAAAACTCAAATAGAAAGTGATTTTAATGATATTGAGGTTTTAGGTTGGATAAAAAAAGATTTAACTACTTTAAAAACAACTCATTTGGGTTTAGATTTAAACTCAATAAATAAACAAGTTTTAGAAGAACTTTCAAAAGAGGTTTTAGAAAATATAAATTTAAAAAAACTAGAAGAGCTTTCTTCTTATAAAAAAAAGACAGTTTTAGAATATCCTTTTAATAGTTTTTCTAAAATAGATAAAAAAGTAGCAATTATAAATGATGAAAATTTTTCTTTTTTATATTATGATAATTTTAAGTTTTTAGAAGAGCTATTTTTAGAAGTTGAAATTATTAATCCCTCAAAAGATGAAGAGATTTCAAAAGATACCCATTTAGTTTTTATTCCAGGAGGATATGTAGAAACACAAATAAACTATAATAGAATAAAAGATAAAAATAGATTTAAAAACTCTTTATTAACTCATATTAAAAATAAAAAATATGTTTATGCTGAGTGTGCGGGACTTTTATATTTAAGTAAAAGTGTAGATGATAAAAAGATGAGTGAAGTATTAGATGTGGAATTTACTTTAACAAATAAAAGAGTTAGACTTGGGTATTACTATAGTGAAAATGGACTAAAAGGTCATGCTTTTCATTATACAAAACCAAAAAGTCTAGATAATGCAATTGATATTTTAAGTAAAAAACCAAATATAAAAGGCCAAGAAGCAGCTTGGAGAAAACAGAATGTTTATGGAACTTATTTACATACAATGTTTAGAAATAATTTAACTATATTAAAGGATTACTTTGGAATTTAA
- a CDS encoding precorrin-8X methylmutase produces MEFKIEEPPINIGADISVKSFEMIEEELKEYEKIKEFDNEQKEVISRLIHTTTCFEEVLNNIYFSKDAIKRVQELLLNKAKIIVDVNMIKVGLSDFYLKKYENEVVCYINEPFTFEMAEKNKTTRSYAAVVEAIKRHKNEPMVLACGNAPTFIYAAINTLLEEKVDLSKVALLLFPVGFVNVVESKAYGRKFCDFFDVAGIIMQGRFGSSTMSVATLHAIYKLIKDYDKDEKYNGK; encoded by the coding sequence TTGGAATTTAAAATTGAAGAACCACCAATTAATATTGGAGCAGATATTTCAGTAAAATCATTTGAAATGATTGAAGAAGAGTTAAAAGAGTATGAAAAAATAAAAGAGTTTGATAATGAACAAAAAGAGGTAATTAGCAGACTTATTCATACAACTACTTGTTTTGAAGAAGTATTAAATAATATTTACTTTTCAAAAGATGCTATAAAAAGAGTACAAGAACTACTTTTAAATAAAGCAAAAATTATTGTTGATGTAAATATGATAAAAGTTGGACTTAGTGATTTTTATTTAAAAAAGTATGAAAATGAAGTTGTTTGTTATATAAATGAACCTTTTACTTTTGAAATGGCAGAAAAAAATAAAACAACAAGAAGTTATGCAGCAGTAGTTGAAGCTATAAAAAGACATAAAAATGAACCAATGGTTTTAGCTTGTGGAAATGCACCTACTTTTATCTATGCTGCTATAAATACTTTATTAGAAGAAAAAGTTGATTTATCAAAAGTTGCTTTATTACTATTTCCTGTTGGCTTTGTAAATGTGGTAGAATCAAAAGCATATGGTAGAAAATTTTGTGATTTTTTTGATGTTGCAGGTATTATTATGCAAGGAAGATTTGGAAGTTCAACTATGAGTGTAGCAACTTTACATGCTATTTACAAACTAATAAAAGATTATGATAAAGATGAGAAATATAATGGAAAATAA
- the cbiD gene encoding cobalt-precorrin-5B (C(1))-methyltransferase CbiD, producing MKELRKGYTTGTHTVAAFRSCLDTFLAINESCTTKTNKIDNDDLDVTKGCEIVVSLDFNKDNFLLNPTFQKPQTFQSGSNYLEIYAGLGVGVVTKKGLKIPPSYPAINPAPLEAIKEYFKIKTKKVQNLHLKCCISVTNGQEIAKQTANSKVGVLEGISILGTTGIVKPVSSSAYIDSVKTEIEFAIQNGYKTLYFTLGNSAFNTACKKSDKEAIIEIGNFVYDSIELAVKLKAKEVIFLCGIGKMTKVYQGFKNTHNRFGVIDFSKLQEDIKKNLKYEVDIEATLTVKGISQELQKVGLLDEFYKMITEESNKKIKQWFNTSNVKAIILEEKEVLGW from the coding sequence ATGAAAGAGTTAAGAAAAGGTTATACAACAGGTACACATACTGTTGCTGCATTTAGAAGTTGCTTAGATACTTTTTTAGCAATAAATGAGTCTTGTACAACAAAAACTAATAAAATAGATAATGATGATTTAGATGTAACAAAAGGGTGTGAGATAGTTGTATCTTTAGATTTTAATAAAGATAATTTTTTATTAAATCCTACTTTTCAAAAACCACAAACTTTTCAAAGTGGTTCTAATTATTTAGAAATTTATGCAGGATTAGGAGTTGGTGTAGTCACAAAAAAAGGACTTAAAATTCCCCCTTCATATCCTGCAATAAATCCAGCACCCCTTGAAGCAATAAAAGAATATTTTAAAATAAAGACAAAAAAAGTACAAAACTTGCATTTAAAATGTTGTATTAGTGTAACAAATGGTCAAGAAATAGCAAAACAGACAGCAAATAGCAAAGTTGGGGTGTTAGAAGGGATTTCCATACTGGGAACAACAGGAATTGTAAAGCCTGTTTCAAGTTCAGCTTATATTGATTCAGTGAAAACAGAAATTGAGTTTGCAATACAAAATGGATATAAAACTCTATATTTTACTTTAGGAAACTCAGCTTTTAATACAGCTTGCAAAAAAAGCGATAAAGAAGCTATTATTGAAATAGGAAATTTTGTATATGACTCTATAGAACTTGCTGTAAAATTAAAAGCAAAAGAAGTGATATTTTTATGTGGTATAGGAAAAATGACAAAGGTTTATCAAGGTTTTAAAAATACCCATAATAGATTTGGAGTAATAGATTTTTCTAAACTACAAGAAGATATAAAAAAGAATTTAAAATATGAAGTTGATATTGAAGCAACACTAACTGTAAAAGGTATCTCACAAGAGTTACAAAAAGTTGGTTTATTAGATGAGTTTTATAAAATGATTACAGAAGAATCAAATAAAAAAATAAAACAATGGTTTAATACTTCAAATGTAAAAGCCATAATATTAGAAGAAAAAGAGGTTTTAGGATGGTAA
- the cbiT gene encoding precorrin-6Y C5,15-methyltransferase (decarboxylating) subunit CbiT, which produces MVTIAGNGMGDYDFSNLEIDFCKFDKIICDVNFKENAKNILKLKYKEAKEYILKNYKNENILYVVTGSPLFFSAGTILAKALPKEYVKLINNISCKTYLLEKLFISENDVEIVSLHGKKDFDLSKFLQNTYTFVVCDSFSIQRLKEALKYFKSEFISTTLGYKLGFKDEIIKNIELLSFDENSLDLTAPFVLLIKKEFNPTPLISEDCEFETQRGMITKKYKRQLTLQNLDLKPNDLLWDIGAGSGSCSIEAYKRYKVKTTLFEKNEQRVEFIKQNLTNHYVVDTKLFIGEAQEFFEKLEEKPNKIFLGGGGVEVIKKLPFLYEKLDENGIILINAITLKHLNLMLTTLNNANIQYEIHSLSLTTYKGNLDLVEPERQLFQIKIKKETK; this is translated from the coding sequence ATGGTAACAATAGCTGGAAATGGAATGGGAGATTATGATTTTTCAAATTTGGAAATAGACTTTTGTAAATTTGATAAGATTATTTGTGATGTAAATTTTAAAGAAAACGCAAAAAATATCCTAAAACTAAAGTATAAAGAAGCAAAAGAGTATATTTTAAAAAACTATAAAAATGAAAATATTTTATATGTAGTTACAGGCTCACCTTTATTTTTTAGTGCAGGAACTATTTTAGCAAAAGCTTTACCTAAAGAGTATGTAAAACTTATAAATAATATCTCTTGTAAAACTTATTTACTTGAAAAATTATTTATTAGTGAAAATGATGTAGAAATAGTATCTTTACATGGAAAAAAAGATTTTGATTTATCAAAGTTTTTACAAAATACTTATACTTTTGTAGTTTGTGATAGTTTTTCTATACAAAGATTAAAAGAAGCACTTAAATACTTTAAAAGTGAGTTTATTAGTACAACTTTGGGTTATAAATTAGGCTTTAAAGATGAAATTATAAAAAATATAGAACTTTTATCTTTTGATGAAAACTCTTTAGATTTAACTGCACCTTTTGTGCTTTTAATAAAAAAAGAGTTTAACCCCACACCTTTAATAAGTGAAGATTGCGAATTTGAAACTCAAAGGGGAATGATTACCAAAAAATATAAAAGACAATTAACTTTGCAAAATCTTGATTTAAAACCAAATGATTTATTATGGGATATAGGAGCAGGAAGTGGAAGTTGCTCTATTGAAGCTTATAAAAGATATAAAGTAAAAACTACACTTTTTGAAAAAAATGAACAAAGAGTCGAGTTTATAAAACAAAATCTAACAAATCATTATGTGGTTGATACAAAATTATTTATTGGTGAAGCCCAAGAGTTTTTTGAAAAACTTGAAGAAAAACCAAATAAAATTTTCTTAGGTGGTGGTGGAGTTGAAGTTATAAAAAAACTTCCATTTTTATATGAGAAACTAGATGAAAATGGCATTATACTTATAAATGCAATTACACTTAAACACTTAAACTTAATGCTTACAACTTTAAATAATGCAAATATACAGTATGAAATACATTCTCTTTCATTAACAACATATAAAGGAAATTTAGATTTAGTAGAACCAGAAAGACAACTATTTCAAATAAAAATTAAAAAAGAAACTAAGTAA
- a CDS encoding cobalt-precorrin-4/precorrin-4 C(11)-methyltransferase: protein MVYFVGAGCGDPQLVTVKAQKILQNADAVLYTGSLVPKEVLSWCKEEAIIQDSQSMKYKEIFEFLKKYKDKIVARVHTGDPSIYSTIAKQIEFLQQENIKYEVIPGITAAFGAAASLGIEYTIPGVSQTIILSRVEGKTPNPENLENILACKNSSLVFYLSILLLKKLKKKALQMGYSPDTPCWVVEKATWNDEAIYKGTISDIEQKVSHIKGVALILFGDFLKQEETQESHLYVKPLQKELKGNDIE, encoded by the coding sequence ATGGTATATTTTGTAGGTGCTGGGTGTGGAGACCCCCAATTAGTAACAGTAAAAGCTCAAAAAATTTTACAAAATGCAGATGCAGTGCTTTATACAGGCTCTCTTGTACCCAAAGAAGTTTTATCTTGGTGTAAAGAAGAAGCAATTATACAAGATTCACAAAGTATGAAATATAAAGAAATTTTTGAATTTTTAAAAAAATATAAAGATAAAATAGTAGCAAGGGTACATACAGGTGACCCTTCAATTTACTCAACAATAGCAAAACAAATAGAGTTTTTGCAACAAGAAAATATAAAATATGAAGTAATTCCAGGAATTACCGCAGCTTTTGGAGCAGCTGCTAGTTTAGGAATAGAATATACAATTCCAGGAGTTTCACAAACTATTATTTTATCAAGAGTTGAAGGGAAAACTCCAAATCCAGAAAATTTAGAAAATATTTTAGCTTGTAAAAACTCTTCTTTGGTTTTTTATCTTTCAATTTTACTTTTAAAAAAATTAAAGAAAAAAGCTTTACAGATGGGATATAGTCCTGATACTCCTTGTTGGGTAGTAGAAAAAGCAACTTGGAATGATGAAGCGATTTATAAAGGAACTATTAGTGATATTGAACAAAAAGTTTCTCATATAAAAGGAGTAGCATTAATATTATTTGGAGATTTTTTAAAACAAGAAGAGACGCAAGAATCACATTTATATGTAAAACCTTTGCAAAAAGAGTTAAAAGGAAATGATATTGAGTAA
- a CDS encoding cobalt-precorrin 5A hydrolase, producing MSKLKIAIVSINQPSLDSACKLLNYLEEFEVDIYAKEGLNHNLDKLITYEKIDTVLEDGWKKYDAFICILAMGIVVRKIAPLLQSKASDPAIIVMSMDLLKIIPLLSGHIGGANELSEIIASRIEGCINFVSTATDQTNTFAFDIFAKKNNLQIENLHCLAKISNSLLNKKEVEVKTYEGIFNQIPNKSNLKLVETQSSELCVNITPFSDENLTLKPKVYLGIGCNKATILEEIEEAFLQFLEKYNLKLEQIANIASFKAKENEQGLLNFALKYNFEIKFFNEEEINSLQKEFSTSQATKFFNIKGVAEPSSILVSKYKELIIKKEVFNKKITIAGAV from the coding sequence TTGAGTAAATTAAAAATAGCAATTGTTTCTATAAATCAACCAAGTTTAGACTCAGCTTGTAAACTTTTAAACTATTTAGAAGAGTTTGAAGTGGATATTTATGCAAAAGAAGGGTTAAATCATAATTTAGACAAGCTAATAACTTATGAAAAAATAGATACAGTTTTAGAAGATGGATGGAAAAAATATGATGCATTTATTTGTATTTTAGCTATGGGGATAGTTGTAAGAAAAATTGCCCCACTATTACAAAGTAAAGCAAGCGATCCAGCAATTATAGTTATGAGTATGGATTTACTAAAAATAATTCCTTTATTAAGCGGTCATATTGGTGGAGCAAATGAGTTAAGTGAAATAATTGCTTCAAGAATAGAAGGTTGTATAAACTTTGTATCAACAGCAACAGACCAAACAAATACTTTTGCTTTTGATATTTTTGCTAAAAAAAACAATCTACAAATAGAAAATCTTCACTGTTTAGCAAAAATTTCAAACTCTTTATTAAATAAAAAAGAGGTTGAAGTAAAGACTTATGAAGGAATATTTAATCAAATTCCAAATAAAAGCAATTTAAAATTAGTAGAAACTCAAAGTAGTGAATTATGCGTAAATATCACTCCTTTTAGTGATGAGAATCTAACTTTAAAACCAAAGGTTTACTTAGGAATTGGTTGTAATAAAGCAACAATACTAGAAGAAATAGAAGAGGCTTTTTTACAATTTTTAGAAAAATATAATTTAAAACTAGAACAAATAGCAAATATAGCCTCTTTTAAAGCCAAAGAGAATGAACAAGGGCTTTTAAACTTTGCTTTAAAATATAACTTTGAAATAAAGTTTTTTAATGAAGAAGAGATAAACTCTTTGCAAAAAGAGTTTTCAACTTCACAAGCAACAAAGTTTTTTAATATAAAAGGTGTAGCAGAACCTTCATCTATTTTAGTTTCAAAATATAAAGAATTAATTATAAAAAAAGAAGTTTTCAATAAAAAAATTACAATAGCAGGAGCAGTATAA
- a CDS encoding precorrin-3B C(17)-methyltransferase, with protein sequence MAKRLYIVSSGAGGTSYITPEAKKAIENSEVIVAYSKYARELKELIEGKEIFTSGMTHEIERCNQAIQYAKEGKTTSIISNGDTNVYGMATLIVEIMDEKNLWDEIELISLPGVTSFLAAASKVGAPVSQDFAIISLSDRLTDINLIDKRVKAALDCDFIMGIYNPKSKKRIKPYENFLKALENGYENRIAIIATHVGREEKEKITITTAQDLITQGIEHEAVCMSTLIIICNSNTKLTKNGLVLTPRGYLNKYDLQGEIKA encoded by the coding sequence ATGGCAAAAAGATTATATATCGTAAGTTCAGGTGCAGGTGGAACAAGTTATATTACACCAGAAGCAAAAAAAGCAATAGAGAATAGTGAAGTAATAGTAGCATATAGTAAATATGCAAGGGAATTAAAAGAGTTAATAGAAGGAAAAGAGATTTTTACTTCAGGGATGACACATGAAATAGAAAGATGTAACCAAGCAATACAGTATGCAAAAGAAGGTAAAACAACTTCAATTATCTCAAATGGAGATACAAATGTATATGGAATGGCAACACTTATAGTTGAAATTATGGATGAAAAAAACTTATGGGATGAAATAGAACTTATCTCTCTTCCAGGGGTTACTTCATTTTTAGCAGCAGCAAGTAAAGTAGGAGCACCTGTATCTCAAGATTTTGCTATTATCTCTTTATCTGATAGATTAACAGATATAAATTTAATTGATAAAAGAGTAAAAGCAGCTTTAGATTGTGATTTTATTATGGGAATATATAATCCAAAATCTAAAAAAAGAATTAAACCATATGAAAATTTCTTAAAAGCTTTAGAAAATGGTTATGAAAATAGAATTGCAATAATAGCTACTCATGTGGGAAGAGAAGAAAAAGAGAAAATTACAATAACAACTGCACAAGATTTAATTACACAAGGTATTGAGCACGAAGCAGTATGTATGTCAACATTGATTATTATTTGTAACTCAAATACAAAACTTACTAAAAATGGTTTGGTTTTAACACCAAGGGGTTATTTAAATAAATATGATTTACAAGGAGAGATAAAAGCTTAA
- a CDS encoding sulfite exporter TauE/SafE family protein has translation METVSIITIITIAFLGSFGHCVGMCGGIVVAYSSTKVKSGWSKQLQALSHILYSFGRITTYVILGFIFGYVGGVVTFDNFTSGILLLTTGTLMVLVGLSLSGKIKFLTNLEHSVSKSPWYQKSFKALIGSDSLLSFYLLGMLNGLLPCGFVYVFAITAASTGSPLWGAFVMLIFGLSTLPALFSLGFFVSIFKQTALRSTIIKIASLVVIGFGVYIAYLGYEYIVDPNKTILSCHI, from the coding sequence ATGGAAACAGTTAGTATTATAACAATTATTACAATAGCTTTTTTAGGTTCCTTTGGACACTGTGTTGGAATGTGTGGTGGAATTGTGGTTGCTTATTCAAGTACAAAAGTTAAAAGTGGTTGGAGTAAGCAACTTCAAGCTCTTTCTCATATTCTTTACTCTTTTGGAAGAATCACTACTTATGTAATATTAGGATTTATTTTTGGATATGTGGGTGGAGTAGTTACTTTTGATAATTTTACAAGTGGTATTTTGCTTTTAACTACAGGAACTCTTATGGTTTTAGTAGGACTTTCTTTAAGTGGTAAAATTAAATTTCTAACAAACTTAGAACACTCGGTTTCAAAATCGCCTTGGTATCAAAAAAGTTTTAAAGCTTTAATAGGTTCTGATTCTTTATTAAGTTTTTATTTACTTGGAATGTTAAATGGACTTTTACCTTGTGGTTTTGTATATGTTTTTGCGATAACTGCTGCTAGTACAGGAAGTCCTTTATGGGGTGCTTTTGTAATGTTAATTTTTGGATTAAGTACTTTACCTGCACTTTTTTCTTTAGGTTTTTTTGTCTCTATTTTTAAACAAACTGCTTTAAGAAGCACTATTATAAAAATCGCTTCATTAGTAGTAATAGGATTTGGAGTTTATATAGCTTATTTAGGGTATGAATATATAGTAGATCCAAATAAAACTATCTTAAGTTGTCATATTTAA
- a CDS encoding ABC transporter ATP-binding protein has protein sequence MIKIKNLYKIFNQNKKNEFIALQDINLEIKKEEIVLLKGISGSGKSTLLSIISSLQKPTSGDIIVDNEHIAKLPDLHASFFRNKKIGYVFQDFNLISSLNVYQNVMTPLIVQNLNTKQIEQKVLKALEIANIVHKKEELVSNLSGGEKQRVAIARALVCDANILLFDEPTANLDKDNSLKFLEALESFKALGKTVVIATHDSIFEQSRVISKVINMQNGKLI, from the coding sequence ATGATAAAAATTAAAAACCTTTATAAAATTTTTAATCAAAATAAAAAAAATGAGTTTATAGCTTTACAAGATATAAATTTAGAGATAAAAAAAGAGGAAATTGTACTTTTAAAAGGTATAAGTGGAAGTGGAAAATCAACTTTATTATCAATAATATCAAGCTTACAAAAACCTACAAGTGGGGATATAATAGTAGATAATGAACATATAGCAAAACTTCCTGATTTGCATGCTTCTTTTTTTAGAAATAAAAAAATAGGGTATGTTTTTCAAGACTTTAATCTTATATCTTCACTAAATGTTTATCAAAATGTGATGACTCCTTTAATTGTACAAAATCTAAATACAAAACAAATAGAGCAAAAAGTTTTAAAAGCTTTGGAAATTGCAAATATAGTACATAAAAAAGAGGAATTAGTTTCAAATTTAAGTGGTGGAGAAAAACAAAGAGTAGCAATAGCAAGAGCTTTAGTTTGTGATGCAAATATTTTACTTTTTGATGAACCAACTGCCAATTTGGATAAAGATAATTCTTTGAAATTTTTAGAAGCTTTAGAGAGTTTTAAAGCTTTAGGAAAAACTGTAGTTATTGCTACACATGACTCTATTTTTGAGCAAAGTAGGGTGATTTCAAAAGTAATAAATATGCAAAATGGAAAACTTATCTAA
- a CDS encoding ABC transporter permease has protein sequence MLNKSFYNFLFLLLFTHRSKHIAIFIISTLLVFILTSVMFISNSISKDILATINSQPDFIVQKMKAGQVVDIDISMVEKIESVLGVSNVTTRVYGKYYFKPLKQSFTIVGVDFFEEQNSKTLLSLTKKLNMEKFLEKEYMIIGSGVKKLFDKYKYFKSYIFTTPLNESLEIEIYDSLDDTTSLLSNDMIIMPKELAKIILGVGEYKATDIALNVPNDLERPNAKVELILKEDNLRVISKDEIKSYYLNLFSYKTGIFLILYIVSIITFLLVLYQRYSMINSSDKKEIAILKAVGWSIKDILKLKVFENFLVAFFSFSFGVILAFLYIFIAKAPFLINIFLGYSNLEISYELTPYISIGSIITLFIFYIVPFLCVVLFPVWKIATIDVIKSIK, from the coding sequence ATGCTAAATAAATCTTTTTATAATTTTTTATTTTTATTACTTTTTACCCACAGAAGCAAGCATATTGCTATTTTTATAATTTCAACGCTTTTAGTTTTTATTTTAACTTCAGTGATGTTTATTTCCAATTCTATTTCAAAAGATATTTTAGCTACTATTAATTCACAACCTGATTTTATTGTGCAAAAGATGAAAGCAGGGCAGGTTGTGGATATTGATATTTCAATGGTTGAAAAAATAGAGTCAGTTTTAGGTGTTAGTAATGTAACAACTAGAGTTTATGGGAAATACTATTTTAAACCTTTAAAGCAGAGTTTTACTATTGTTGGTGTGGATTTTTTTGAAGAGCAAAATAGTAAAACTCTACTCTCTTTAACAAAAAAACTTAATATGGAAAAGTTTTTAGAAAAAGAGTATATGATTATTGGGAGTGGAGTTAAAAAACTTTTTGATAAATATAAATATTTTAAAAGTTATATTTTTACTACACCTTTAAATGAATCACTTGAAATTGAAATTTATGATAGTTTAGATGATACTACTTCTTTACTTTCAAATGATATGATTATTATGCCAAAAGAGTTGGCTAAGATTATTTTAGGTGTTGGTGAATATAAAGCTACAGATATTGCTTTAAATGTTCCAAATGACTTAGAAAGACCAAATGCTAAAGTTGAATTGATTTTAAAAGAGGATAATTTAAGAGTTATTTCAAAAGATGAGATAAAATCTTACTATTTAAATCTTTTTAGTTATAAAACAGGTATTTTTCTAATTTTATATATTGTATCAATTATAACTTTTTTACTTGTACTTTATCAAAGATATTCAATGATAAATTCAAGTGATAAAAAAGAAATAGCCATACTAAAAGCAGTGGGATGGAGTATAAAAGATATTTTAAAATTAAAAGTATTTGAAAACTTTTTAGTTGCTTTTTTCTCTTTTAGTTTTGGAGTAATTTTAGCTTTTTTATATATTTTTATAGCAAAAGCACCATTTTTAATAAATATTTTTTTAGGCTATTCAAATTTAGAAATCTCTTATGAACTTACACCTTATATTTCAATTGGTTCTATAATTACACTATTTATTTTTTATATAGTGCCTTTTTTATGTGTGGTTTTATTTCCTGTTTGGAAAATAGCAACAATTGATGTAATAAAGAGTATAAAATGA
- a CDS encoding HAD family hydrolase gives MRLIMFDMDGTLVNSSKAITNTINYVRENIGLTRLEDKFILEKVNDPSINSAEFFYGTPDFTDEQVFLFEEYYNEHCLTDLELYDGIAKLIDDLKSDFVLAVATNANSQYAKKMLDHVGIGSYFPTILGYDSVVNPKPHPEMVNKILDKHNILNINAQLIGDSHKDIMAATKAGVDSVLVNWGFTDHKEDAIETIQELEYRIQQKFR, from the coding sequence ATGAGATTAATTATGTTTGATATGGATGGAACTTTAGTAAATAGTTCTAAAGCCATTACAAATACTATAAACTATGTAAGAGAAAATATAGGATTAACAAGACTTGAAGATAAATTTATCTTAGAAAAAGTAAATGATCCAAGTATTAACTCAGCAGAATTTTTTTATGGAACACCTGATTTTACAGATGAACAAGTATTTTTATTTGAAGAGTATTATAATGAACATTGTTTAACAGATTTAGAACTATATGATGGTATAGCAAAACTAATTGATGATTTAAAAAGTGATTTTGTTTTAGCTGTTGCAACAAATGCAAACTCACAATATGCAAAAAAGATGTTAGACCATGTGGGAATAGGAAGTTATTTCCCTACTATTTTAGGCTATGATAGTGTAGTAAATCCAAAACCACATCCTGAAATGGTAAATAAAATTTTAGATAAACATAATATATTAAATATAAATGCTCAACTTATTGGAGATAGTCATAAAGATATTATGGCTGCAACTAAAGCTGGTGTTGATTCTGTTTTAGTAAATTGGGGTTTTACTGACCATAAAGAAGATGCAATAGAGACTATACAAGAGCTAGAATATCGTATTCAACAAAAGTTTAGATAA